The Arachis hypogaea cultivar Tifrunner chromosome 14, arahy.Tifrunner.gnm2.J5K5, whole genome shotgun sequence genome has a segment encoding these proteins:
- the LOC112740791 gene encoding probable plastid-lipid-associated protein 10, chloroplastic yields MELVFHSASSSYLPWTRRGNDNGWRPLTSSRRSCRSSTKLRVAASVESRKMELLKCIQDTERGLSATPEQRSSIEEAVVSLEGYSGGHPISLPKLDGTWRLQYTSAPDVLILLQAAATLPFFQVGQIFQKFECRNQSHGGLVRNIVRWSIPTFLEEQEGATLLVSAKFKLVSLRNIYLQFQEITVQDINISEELQAVIAPAVLPRSFINLQILQFLRAFKAQIPVRDPGRESVGGLYYLSYLDENVLLGRAVGGGGVFVFTRAQSLY; encoded by the exons ATGGAGTTGGTGTTCCATTCAGCATCCTCATCGTACCTACCATGGACAAGGAGAGGCAATGACAATGGCTGGCGGCCCTTGACATCATCAAGGCGATCCTGCAGGAGTAGCACAAAGCTGCGAGTGGCTGCATCTGTAGAGAGCAGGAAGATGGAGCTGTTGAAGTGCATCCAGGACACAGAAAGAGGTCTCTCCGCCACTCCCGAGCAGCGGTCTTCCATCGAGGAGGCTGTGGTGAGCTTAGAAGGCTACAGCGGGGGCCACCCTATCAGTCTGCCCAAATTGGACGGCACATGGCGCCTCCAGTATACTTCTGCTCCCGATGTCCTCATTCTTCTCCAAGCCGCTGCCACTCTTCCTTTCTTTCAGGTTGGACAGATCTTTCAGAAGTTTGAGTGCCGAAATCAATCCCATGGGGGTCTTGTCCGCAATATTGTCCGATGGAGTATTCCAACTTTCTTAGAG GAACAAGAAGGTGCTACGTTACTTGTTTCTGCCAAGTTTAAGCTTGTTTCCCTGCGTAATATCTACCTTCAGTTTCAGGAG ATCACGGTTCAAGATATAAATATTAGCGAAGAGCTGCAAGCAGTAATAGCTCCGGCGGTACTACCACGATCTTTTATAAATCTGCAG ATCTTGCAATTTCTACGTGCATTCAAAGCGCAAATCCCTGTGAGGGATCCAGGAAG GGAATCAGTAGGAGGACTATACTACCTTAGTTATTTGGATGAGAATGTTCTGTTGGGTCGTGCTGTTGGTGGTGGAGGGGTTTTTGTATTTACCAGAGCCCAATCTCTGTACTGA
- the LOC112740434 gene encoding 26S proteasome regulatory subunit 8 homolog A, translated as MKHPAEAAPEENCSAKPAVKQGEGLRQYYSLHIHELQLLLRQKTHNLNRLEAQRNELNSRVRMLREELQLLQEPGSYVGEVVKVMGKNKVLVKVHPEGKYVVDIDKNIDITKITPSTRVALRNDSYVLHLVLPSKVDPLVNLMKVEKVPDSTYDMIGGLDQQIKEIKEVIELPIKHPELFESLGIAQPKGVLLYGPPGTGKTLLARAVAHHTDCTFIRVSGSELVQKYIGEGSRMVRELFVMAREHAPSIIFMDEIDSIGSARMESGSGNGDSEVQRTMLELLNQLDGFEASNKIKVLMATNRIDILDQALLRPGRIDRKIEFPNPNEESRLDILKIHSRRMNLMRGIDLKKIAEKMNGASGAELKAVCTEAGMFALRERRVHVTQEDFEMAVAKVMKKETEKNMSLRKLWK; from the exons ATGAAACATCCGGCGGAGGCTGCACCGGAGGAAAACTGCTCTGCCAAGCCAGCTGTCAAGCAGGGTGAGGGTCTCCGCCAGTACTACTCTCTCCATATCCATGAGCTACAGCTCCTTCTCCGCCAGAAGACGCACAACCTCAACCGTCTGGAGGCTCAGCGCAACGAGCTCAATTCTAGAG TGAGGATGCTCCGGGAGGAACTGCAGCTTCTCCAGGAGCCCGGATCGTATGTCGGTGAAGTTGTCAAAGTTATGGGAAAGAATAAAGTCCTAGTCAAG GTTCATCCAGAAGGAAAGTATGTTGTAGACATTGATAAAAATATTGACATTACAAAGATTACTCCATCCACAAGAGTTGCCCTTCGTAATGACAGTTATGTCCTTCATTTAGTATTACCGAGCAAAGTTGATCCGTTGGTCAATCTGATGAAAGTTGAGAAAGTTCCCGATTCTACCTATGACATGATTGGTGGCTTAGACCAGCAAATCAAGGAGATTAAAGAG GTCATTGAGCTGCCAATTAAACATCCTGAACTGTTTGAAAGTCTTGGAATAGCTCAACCTAAG GGTGTTCTACTCTATGGGCCTCCTGGTACTGGAAAAACATTGTTGGCTAGGGCAGTGGCGCATCATACTGACTGTACCTTCATCAGGGTATCCGGGTCTGAATTAGTTCAGAAATACATTGGAGAAGGTTCCAGAATGGTCAGGGAACTTTTTGTTATGGCCAG GGAGCATGCTCCATCAATTATCTTCATGGACGAAATTGACAGTATTGGATCTGCTCGAATGGAATCTGGAAGTGGCAATGGTGATAGTGAGGTGCAGCGCACTATGCTGGAACTTCTCAACCAGCTAGATGGATTTGAAGCTTCAAATAAAATCAAG GTTTTGATGGCCACAAACCGGATTGATATCCTGGATCAAGCCCTCCTTAGACCTGGACGAATTGACAGGAAGATTGAATTTCCAAACCCAAATGAGGAG TCTCGGCTAGATATTCTGAAAATCCATTCAAGAAGAATGAACTTAATGCGTGGCATTGATTTGAAGAAGATTGCTGAGAAGATGAATGGAGCATCTGGTGCAGAGCTTAAG GCTGTGTGCACAGAAGCTGGAATGTTTGCTTTGAGGGAGAGGAGAGTACATGTGACACAGGAGGACTTTGAGATGGCTGTGGCCAAGGTTATGAAAAAGGAAACAGAGAAGAACATGTCATTGCGGAAGTTGTGGAAGtga
- the LOC112740792 gene encoding V-type proton ATPase catalytic subunit A, producing the protein MPAVYGSRLTTFEDSEKESEYGYVRKVSGPVVVADGMAGAAMYELVRVGRDNLIGEIIRLEGDSATIQVYEETAGLMVNDPVLRTHKPLSVELGPGILGNIFDGIQRPLKTIAKRSGDVYIPRGVSVPALDKDALWEFQPKKIGEGDLLTGGDLYATVFENSLMQHHIALPPDAMGKITYIAPPGEYSLKDTVLELEFQGVKKKFTMLQTWPVRTPRPVASKLAADTPLLTGQRVLDALFPSVLGGTCAIPGAFGCGKTVISQALSKYSNSDAVVYVGCGERGNEMAEVLMDFPQLTMTLPDGREESVMKRTTLVANTSNMPVAAREASIYTGITLAEYFRDMGYNVSMMADSTSRWAEALREISGRLAEMPADSGYPAYLAARLASFYERAGKVKCLGGPERTGSVTIVGAVSPPGGDFSDPVTSATLSIVQVFWGLDKKLAQRKHFPSVNWLISYSKYSTALESFYEQFDPDFINIRTKAREVLQREDDLNEIVQLVGKDALAEVDKITLETAKLLREDYLAQNAFTPYDKFCPFYKSVWMMRNIIHFYNLANQAVERGAGTDGQKITYTVIKHRLGDLFYRLVSQKFEDPAEGEAALIDKFKKLHEDLTNGFRNLEDEAR; encoded by the exons ATGCCTGCCGTTTACGGATCTCGCCTCACCACCTTCGAGGATTCCGAGAAGGAGAGTGAATACGGTTACGTTCGCAAG GTATCTGGACCAGTCGTGGTTGCTGATGGAATGGCCGGGGCTGCTATGTATGAGCTGGTGCGTGTTGGTCGTGACAATCTCATTGGTGAGATTATTCGTCTCGAAGGGGACTCTGCTACCATCCAAG TCTATGAGGAAACGGCCGGTTTGATGGTTAATGATCCAGTGTTACGTACACACAAG CCTTTGTCCGTGGAGTTGGGGCCTGGAATACTGGGAAACATTTTTGATGGAATTCAG AGGCCTTTGAAAACTATTGCTAAAAGATCCGGTGATGTGTATATTCCTCGTGGTGTCTCTGTTCCAGCACTTGACAAAGATGCACTCTGGGAATTTCAGCCTAAGAAAATTG GCGAAGGAGATCTATTGACCGGTGGAGATCTATATGCG ACTGTTTTTGAGAACAGTCTAATGCAACACCATATTGCACTTCCACCTGATGCCATGGGAAAGATAACCTACATAGCACCACCTGGCGAATATTCCCTGAAG GATACTGTGTTGGAGCTCGAGTTTCAAGGTGTTAAAAAGAAGTTCACCATGCTTCAG ACCTGGCCTGTACGTACACCAAGGCCTGTTGCATCAAAACTTGCAGCTGATACTCCTCTTCTTACTGGTCAG CGAGTTCTTGATGCCCTCTTCCCCTCTGTTCTTGGTGGGACTTGTGCCATCCCTGGAGCTTTTGGTTGTGGTAAAACAGTCATCAGTCAAGCTCTTTCTAAG TATTCCAATTCCGATGCTGTTGTTTACGTTGGTTGTGGGGAACGTGGAAATGAAATGGCtgaa GTTCTGATGGACTTCCCACAACTTACAATGACATTGCCTGATGGCCGTGAAGAATCTGTGATGAAGCGAACAACGTTAGTGGCTAACACTTCAAATATGCCAGTCGCTGCTCGTGAAGCTTCAATTTATACAG GAATCACTTTAGCTGAGTATTTTAGAGATATGGGTTACAATGTCAGTATGATGGCAGATTCAACATCTAGATGGGCAGAAGCGTTGCGTGAAATCTCTGGACGTCTG GCAGAAATGCCTGCTGACAGTGGATATCCTGCTTACCTTGCCGCGCGTTTAGCCTCTTTCTATGAACGTGCTGGAAAAGTAAAATGCCTTGGAGGTCCTGAACGAACAGGTAGTGTCACAATTGTTGGTGCTGTTTCTCCACCCGGAGGAGATTTTTCAGATCCTGTGACATCTGCAACTCTCAGTATTGTTCAG GTTTTCTGGGGGTTGGACAAAAAGCTTGCTCAAAGAAAGCACTTTCCCTCTGTGAACTGGCTTATTTCTTATTCAAAGTACTCAACG GCACTTGAATCCTTTTATGAGCAATTTGATCCAGATTTTATCAACATTAGGACAAAGGCTCGTGAAGTACTGCAAAGAGAAGATGACCTGAATGAAATTGTTCAG CTTGTAGGCAAGGATGCTTTAGCTGAAGTGGATAAGATCACCTTAGAAACTGCAAAACTTTTGAGAGAGGATTATCTTGCTCAAAATGCCTTTACACC ATATGACAAATTCTGTCCCTTCTACAAGTCTGTTTGGATGATGCGCAACATTATCCATTTCTACAATTTGGCGAACCAG GCAGTAGAGAGGGGAGCTGGTACAGATGGTCAAAAGATCACCTACACTGTTATCAAGCATCGATTGGGAGATCTCTTCTATCGTTTAGT GTCTCAGAAATTTGAGGATCCAGCAGAAGGTGAAGCTGCTTTGATTGACAAATTTAAGAAATTACATGAGGACCTCACTAATGGTTTCCGCAACCTTGAGGATGAAGCCCGATGA
- the LOC112740794 gene encoding uncharacterized protein, translated as MSAYENVVGGKLKLKGKALDVKAGGVKKKKKKNKRDHENQILQTTEDDISAGGSTEQSLATDDQNANDEGKLSGEGKDAHYDDHLTPAEKRYIEQREQLDVHRLAKISNKSHRDRIQDFNQYLANMSEHYDIPKVGPG; from the exons ATGTCAGCGTATGAAAATGTTGTTGGTGGAAAATTGAAGCTCAAAGGAAAGGCACTTGATGTGAAGGCTGGcggagtgaagaagaagaaaaagaagaacaaaagagatCATGAGAATCAGATTTTGCAGACTACCGAAGATGATATTTCAGCAG GTGGGAGCACAGAGCAATCCTTGGCTACGGATGATCAAAATGCGAACGATGAGGGCAAACTGAGTGGGGAAGGGAAGGATGCTCACTATGATGATCATCTTACACCAGCAGAGAAACGATACATAGAACAGAGGGAGCAGCTTGATGTTCATAGGTTGGCCAAGATCTCCAACAAATCTCACCGCGATAGGATTCAGGATTTCAACCAATATCTTGCAAACATGAGCGAGCATTATGATATTCCTAAAGTTGGTCCCGGATAG
- the LOC140178395 gene encoding uncharacterized protein yields MTFVFHHGGKFQTDESGYLCYEPDNTEVLMGVDADTLDVFFVKGYYKELGYAEMNNCLWKVPGTLLENGLRKLENDTDLLKLVKDCRRNHHLINIYFEHVVSKPHVVDCMSEDDDETLCLPTIPEEAEKPKKDHSDAMFQDYCKTTKKSPQPKRAKTQPTPKATPQPTPKVTPQPTPKPTPQPTNKPTPKATPEPTPQPTLEPTPKPNPQPTCTPTPKPTPKPKPKPMQKPVQQPKPWTKPQAAKGSSKATAAEKISKKVKATTTTRSGRQVKATPVAVDSQSDDSDSYDSAEDSLYKPAKGAGDSIDSSESDSGVDGVESSWARKVDHREKHRPAADRRREKAIDTDDSSYEDIESDECSDGDSDDEFGWEDSSDGDEWKSEDSAHELDSEDEGPAVYPHYNDKAKFGDLKFEVSMVFKSKQHFMAATRDYTIQWGRNIRFCKNDKVRVRAVCKCEDCPWVVYCRHNPSDGSWQIKTLVDNHTCARKRKNRAATLEWTVNKLYPKLRKHPKMKHREVYEWFVRKCNVKLNSSCITRALKASRKIVEGDEIAQYGLIWDYAHELLTANPGSTVQVGVIPITDNPPQFERFYVCLDACKKGFKAGCRPLIGLDGAFLKTLHGGQLLTACGQDANNHIFVIAYAIVDVENKENWKWFLELLLSDLGEYEAKNLCFISDMQKGLIPAVKELVPAIPHRFCVWHLWRNFSKQWGSVELKDLVWECARSRTPVEFERNMNRVKRINQKAWEYLAKWPKEAWSKAHFSEGPKVDNICNNTCESFNAKTKHDRGKPILSLAEEVRRMVMKSMSDNRLKLLSYQGKLAPVQQSRLESLIKLSRNWAPYWSGDAKEEVYEVQGWPTNMVVDLGKHTCSCRFWQLTGMPCMHAISAIQEKNDKSPEEYCHEWLSMDAYRRTYQFNVNPVKGQDLWEKTGSPAPVPPPIKPKPSRPTTNRRKDKDEGPTGTNTKMKRKYALIRCMYCGEVGHNKRTCSKKKQDDAQEKARMMQLQLAAVQQPQPAPGPEAEKEDHTQPIQTPPAVAVAAPDEQTEIPVTQQPQLPLTQQSQTSSNVTQTRKRGRPPKLHVTRARAKGNASPGAHAVSAETIKGSSSATAKKLASFMTFVPTPGFKPPRKKDME; encoded by the exons ATGACCTTTGTATTTCACCATGGCGGGAAGTTCCAAACAGATGAGTCAGGCTATCTGTGTTATGAACCAGATAATACTGAAGTATTAATGGGTGTAGATGCAGACACTCTAGACGTTTTCTTTGTGAAAGGATACTACAAGGAGCTGGGATATGCTGAGATGAACAACTGCCTGTGGAAAGTTCCTGGAACGCTGCTGGAAAATGGGTTGAGGAAGCTAGAAAATGACACGGATCTGTTGAAATTGGTTAAGGATTGCAGGAGGAATCATCACCTTATCAACATCTATTTTGAGCATGTTGTGTCTAAGCCACACGTAGTTGACTGCATGAGTGAGGATGATGATGAAACACTTTGTTTGCCAACCATCCCTGAAGAAGCAGAGAAACCGAAGAAGGACCACAGTGATGCAATGTTCCAAGATTACTGTAAGACAACAAAAAAATCACCTCAGCCAAAAAGAGCCAAAACTCAGCCCACTCCTAAGGCTACTCCTCAGCCCACACCTAAGGTAACTCCTCAGCCCACACCTAAGCCCACTCCTCAGCCCACAAATAAGCCCACACCTAAAGCCACACCTGAGCCCACACCTCAGCCCACTCTTGAGCCCACACCTAAGCCTAACCCCCAACCCACATGTACGCCCACACCTAAGCCCACTCCAAAGCCCAAACCCAAGCCCATGCAAAAGCCCGTCCAGCAACCCAAACCTTGGACTAAACCCCAGGCTGCTAAAGGGAGTAGCAAGGCTACAGCAGCCGAGAAGATCAGCAAGAAGGTGAAAGCCACAACCACTACAAGATCTGGAAGGCAGGTTAAGGCAACTCCAGTTGCAGTTGATAGTCAATCTGATGATTCAGATTCATATGATAGTGCTGAAGACAGTTTGTACAAGCCTGCAAAAGGTGCAGGAGATTCCATAGACAGCAGTGAGAGTGATAGTGGAGTTGATGGAGTAGAGTCTTCTTGGGCCAGGAAAGTAGATCACAGAGAGAAACATAGGCCTGCTGCTGACAGAAGAAGGGAGAAAGCTATTGACACTGATGACTCGAGCTATGAGGACATCGAATCTGATGAATGCTCTGATGGAG ATTCAGATGACGAATTTGGTTGGGAAGATTCATCAGATGGAGATGAGTGGAAGTCAGAAGATTCTGCCCATGAGTTAGACTCTGAAGATGAAGGGCCAGCTGTGTATCCACATTATAATGACAAGGCCAAATTTGGTGATCTGAAGTTTGAGGTAAGTATGGTTTTCAAATCCAAGCAACATTTTATGGCTGCCACTAGAGATTACACTATACAATGGGGTAGGAATATTAGGTTTTGTAAGAATGACAAGGTTAGAGTGAGGGCGGTTTGTAAGTGTGAAGACTGTCCATGGGTAGTATATTGTAGACACAACCCCAGTGATGGTTCCTGGCAGATAAAAACACTAGTTGACAATCACACTTGCGCAAGAAAGCGAAAAAACAGAGCTGCAACATTAGAATGGACTGTGAACAAGTTATACCCAAAACTTAGGAAGCACCCTAAGATGAAGCATAGGGAGGTGTATGAGTGGTTTGTTAGGAAGTGCAATGTGAAGCTGAATAGTTCATGCATAACCCGAGCCCTTAAGGCATCTAGGAAGATAGTTGAAGGGGATGAGATTGCTCAGTACGGGTTGATATGGGATTATGCACATGAATTGCTCACTGCCAACCCAGGATCCACAGTACAGGTGGGTGTGATTCCCATAACTGATAATCCACCACAGTTCGAGAGATTTTATGTCTGTCTAGATGCTTGTAAGAAGGGTTTCAAAGCAGGCTGTAGGCCATTGATAGGTCTAGATGGTGCATTCCTGAAAACTTTACACGGAGGACAGCTTCTCACTGCATGCGGACAGGATGCAAACAATCACATTTTTGTGATTGCGTACGCAATTGTTGATGTTGAGAACAAAGAGAACTGGAAATGGTTCTTGGAGCTGCTCCTATCAGACCTGGGAGAATATGAGGCCAAAAACTTGTGTTTCATATCAGACATGCAGAAG GGGTTAATACCAGCAGTCAAGGAACTCGTCCCAGCTATTCCACACAGATTTTGTGTGTGGCATTTGTGGAGGAACTTCTCGAAACAGTGGGGCAGCGTCGAACTTAAGGACTTGGTCTGGGAGTGTGCAAGATCGAGGACCCCGGTTGAGTTCGAGAGGAATATGAATAGAGTCAAAAGGATCAATCAAAAAGCTTGGGAGTACTTAGCCAAGTGGCCGAAGGAAGCTTGGAGCAAAGCCCATTTCAGTGAAGGGCCAAAGGTGGACAACATTTGCAACAACACTTGTGAATCCTTCAATGCAAAGACGAAGCATGACAGAGGTAAGCCTATTCTGAGTCTGGCAGAGGAGGTACGAAGAATGGTTATGAAAAGCATGTCTGATAATAGACTGAAGCTTCTGAGTTATCAAGGAAAACTTGCTCCAGTTCAGCAGAGTAGGCTGGAATCTCTTATTAAGTTATCCAGAAACTGGGCTCCATACTGGTCGGGTGATGCGAAAGAGGAAGTATATGAAGTCCAAGGATGGCCTACTAATATGGTGGTAGATCTGGGGAAGCATACTTGCTCCTGCAGGTTTTGGCAGTTGACAG GCATGCCTTGTATGCACGCAATATCAGCCATccaagaaaaaaatgataagagTCCTGAGGAGTATTGCCACGAATGGTTGAGCATGGATGCTTACAGAAGAACATACCAATTCAATGTTAATCCTGTCAAGGGACAAGATCTATGGGAGAAAACTGGTTCTCCTGCACCTGTTCCACCTCCTATCAAACCCAAACCAAGCAGACCAACAACAAATAGAAGGAAGGACAAGGATGAAGGACCCACTGGCACGAACACAAAAATGAAAAGGAAGTATGCTCTAATTCGGTGCATGTACTGTGGAGAGGTGGGCCACAACAAGAGAACTTGCAGCAAGAAAAAGCAGGATGATGCTCAGGAGAAAGCAAGGATGATGCAATTGCAGCTTGCAGCTGTTCAACAACCACAACCTGCACCTGGTCCAGAAGCAGAAAAGGAAGATCACACTCAGCCTATACAGACACCACCTGCAGTTGCAGTAGCTGCTCCAGATGAACAAACTGAAATTCCTGTTACTCAGCAGCCTCAGCTTCCCCTGACACAACAGTCCCAAACCTCAAGCAATGTCACTCAG ACTAGAAAAAGAGGAAGGCCTCCAAAACTCCATGTAACCAGGGCCAGGGCAAAGGGAAATGCCTCTCCAGGAGCACATGCTGTATCTGCTGAAACCATCAAGGGTAGCAGCTCCGCAACAGCCAAGAAACTTGCCAGCTTCATGACATTTGTTCCAACTCCGGGTTTCAAACCTCCCAGAAAGAAAGACATGGAATGA